One Anaerobacillus alkaliphilus DNA window includes the following coding sequences:
- a CDS encoding transglycosylase domain-containing protein has product MDNKRSDRRFSIQSIVNFLNGKKIFKSFRITYQVVWNLLLIFFVGVISLMLFVGGAGAGFFASLVMNEPIRNKEEMRMDIYNYEEITEIYFANDVYLGDLPSELERREIDIKDVSEHLINAFIATEDEYFFEHDGIVPKAILRATYQEFSNSSIQTGGSTLTQQLIKNQILTNEVSFERKAKEILLAMRLENFFEKDEILAAYLNVVPFGRNANGRNIAGIQAAAQGIFGVDASDLSIPQAAYIAGLPQSPFGYTPFLSQGRGVKENLEPSLNRMRTVLTRMRDKGYITEREFDAALKYDIRANLTDPTPTTLSEYPFLLQEVERRAIEIFSMQMMEKDGVILEDIEEREERIALAGKYREQARRDLRRNGYQIYTTVNKDIYDAHQQAIKDSSLFGGVNDLGEPEEVGAILLDNKSGAIISFVGGRDHSRESTNHATQAYRQNGSTMKPLLAYAPAMELGLLQPGYILADTTMYYKNEPEKEITNFGNNHLGLMTAREALQRSRNVPAVKAFNRVPHDYARETLEKVGINNLIKGEPFEPTAIGGLHLGVTVEQNTNAYTVFANEGKFIKSYMIDKIVSKDGKLVYQHEHQESEIFSPQTAYLTLDMLRDVHVPPGTAPGLPGMLNFKTDLAGKTGTTNSAYDSWYVGFNPNFTMGVWIGYDTNRPLKGRTGPRTQKIWATLANAAYDVDPDYISPTEGFKMPSGIVSQMFCGISGLLPSELCHEAGLVKTDLFNVKYVPTANDDSLERVRFVMLQGEPYRALESTPEEFTQSGITIKNEYFEDESILEFIPIDWERIIPDRFAEDNGKTPGPISTVWVDGDTLLWSAHDDEDIVGYRVYRAASGSDSFAVANIVRSDQELQMKLNTGSFTYKVTAVDVLGRESSGSQVVYTGNSLDAPGDDDFDDPSNEDGPRDRDKNKPPKPPGDGDGDDDDDDNGVIPDPLDELTYNHSIKKFFRNLLVSFRI; this is encoded by the coding sequence ATGGATAATAAACGTTCTGATAGACGATTCTCAATACAATCTATCGTAAATTTTTTAAATGGCAAAAAGATTTTTAAAAGCTTTAGAATAACCTATCAAGTAGTATGGAATTTATTATTAATCTTTTTTGTTGGGGTTATTTCACTAATGCTTTTTGTAGGCGGAGCAGGTGCCGGTTTCTTTGCCTCACTGGTTATGAACGAGCCAATTCGAAACAAAGAAGAAATGAGAATGGATATCTATAACTATGAAGAAATTACTGAAATATACTTTGCTAATGATGTTTATTTAGGTGACCTACCATCTGAATTAGAGCGAAGAGAAATTGACATTAAAGACGTATCAGAACACCTTATTAATGCATTTATTGCAACTGAGGATGAATACTTCTTTGAACATGATGGAATTGTCCCTAAAGCTATTTTACGAGCTACTTATCAAGAGTTCTCTAACTCCTCTATTCAAACTGGGGGAAGTACACTAACACAACAATTAATTAAAAACCAAATATTAACAAATGAAGTATCCTTTGAAAGAAAAGCAAAAGAAATTCTTTTGGCCATGCGTCTTGAAAATTTCTTTGAGAAAGATGAAATCTTGGCTGCATACTTAAACGTTGTTCCATTTGGTAGGAACGCAAATGGTAGAAATATTGCAGGTATCCAAGCAGCCGCTCAAGGTATTTTTGGTGTAGATGCAAGTGATTTATCTATACCACAAGCAGCCTATATCGCCGGTTTGCCACAAAGTCCATTTGGGTATACCCCATTTTTATCTCAAGGACGTGGAGTTAAGGAAAATCTTGAACCATCTTTAAACAGAATGAGGACTGTATTAACAAGGATGAGAGATAAAGGTTATATTACGGAAAGAGAATTTGATGCTGCCCTAAAATATGATATTCGTGCAAATTTAACTGACCCGACACCAACTACTCTCTCTGAATATCCATTCTTATTACAAGAAGTGGAACGAAGAGCTATTGAGATCTTTTCTATGCAGATGATGGAAAAAGACGGAGTAATATTAGAAGATATTGAAGAACGCGAAGAACGAATCGCACTAGCTGGTAAATATCGCGAGCAAGCTCGTCGTGATTTACGTCGAAACGGCTATCAAATTTACACAACTGTTAATAAAGACATCTATGATGCACACCAACAAGCTATAAAGGATAGTAGTTTATTTGGTGGAGTAAATGATTTAGGTGAACCTGAAGAAGTTGGTGCAATTCTTCTTGATAACAAATCAGGGGCGATTATCTCTTTCGTTGGTGGACGTGACCATAGCCGTGAGAGCACCAATCATGCTACACAAGCATATCGTCAAAACGGTTCGACAATGAAACCACTTCTTGCATATGCTCCAGCTATGGAATTAGGTTTATTACAACCTGGATATATCCTAGCTGATACAACAATGTACTATAAAAATGAACCAGAAAAGGAAATTACGAACTTTGGTAATAATCACCTTGGTTTGATGACAGCTCGTGAGGCACTTCAACGTTCCAGAAACGTTCCTGCTGTTAAAGCTTTTAACCGTGTTCCGCATGATTACGCTAGAGAAACACTCGAAAAAGTGGGAATTAACAATCTCATCAAAGGTGAGCCTTTTGAACCAACAGCAATCGGTGGTTTACATTTAGGGGTTACCGTAGAACAGAACACAAATGCCTATACAGTGTTTGCGAATGAAGGCAAATTTATAAAATCTTATATGATAGACAAAATTGTATCAAAGGATGGAAAACTTGTTTACCAACACGAGCATCAGGAGAGCGAAATATTTTCTCCACAAACGGCATATCTTACTTTAGATATGCTAAGAGATGTACATGTTCCACCTGGAACAGCACCTGGCTTACCTGGTATGCTAAACTTCAAAACTGACTTAGCAGGTAAAACTGGAACGACGAATAGTGCGTACGATTCTTGGTATGTAGGCTTTAATCCAAACTTTACGATGGGTGTCTGGATTGGATACGATACAAATCGCCCATTAAAAGGAAGAACTGGACCAAGAACTCAGAAAATCTGGGCAACTCTAGCAAATGCTGCCTACGATGTGGATCCAGATTATATCTCACCAACTGAAGGTTTTAAAATGCCTAGTGGGATAGTCAGCCAAATGTTTTGTGGAATTTCTGGATTGCTTCCATCTGAATTATGTCATGAAGCAGGACTTGTAAAAACTGACTTGTTCAATGTAAAATATGTTCCTACAGCAAACGATGATAGCCTTGAAAGAGTAAGATTTGTGATGCTCCAAGGTGAACCATACCGTGCACTTGAGAGTACACCAGAAGAGTTTACTCAATCTGGAATAACGATTAAAAACGAATACTTTGAAGATGAGAGTATCTTAGAATTTATCCCGATTGATTGGGAACGTATTATTCCTGATCGATTTGCAGAGGACAACGGGAAAACTCCTGGACCAATATCCACGGTTTGGGTAGATGGTGATACACTCCTCTGGAGTGCTCACGACGATGAGGATATTGTAGGATATCGAGTATACCGTGCTGCAAGCGGCAGCGACTCATTTGCAGTTGCTAATATAGTTAGGTCTGATCAAGAGCTTCAAATGAAGCTTAATACAGGGTCATTTACCTATAAAGTGACTGCAGTTGACGTATTAGGTAGAGAGTCTTCAGGTTCTCAGGTTGTCTATACCGGAAACTCGCTAGATGCTCCTGGTGATGACGATTTCGATGACCCATCTAATGAAGATGGTCCTAGAGATAGAGATAAAAATAAACCTCCAAAGCCACCTGGTGATGGTGATGGTGATGACGACGACGATGATAATGGCGTAATTCCAGATCCATTAGATGAGCTTACCTATAACCACTCTATAAAGAAATTCTTTCGAAATCTACTCGTTAGTTTTCGAATATAA